Proteins co-encoded in one Oharaeibacter diazotrophicus genomic window:
- a CDS encoding TetR/AcrR family transcriptional regulator codes for MTKAARPRTDPDEVREKILEVAEGQFRRIGYQKTTVADIADELGMSAANVYRFFQSKSAINQCICARLLDGAIELAWRHVRAEGDPAERLEALLVAMHRHNRETLIQERRMHDMVAAAVSEHWENVKTYKERLNTIIEGLIREGVDAGVFAADDARIAADCVLGCFGMLLHPVMIEQCIDDDLDTKARHMARFVVRALKA; via the coding sequence ATGACCAAGGCGGCGCGCCCGCGCACCGATCCGGACGAGGTGCGGGAGAAGATCCTGGAGGTGGCGGAGGGGCAGTTCCGCCGCATCGGCTACCAGAAGACCACGGTGGCGGACATCGCCGACGAACTCGGCATGAGCGCGGCCAACGTCTACCGCTTCTTCCAGTCGAAGAGCGCTATCAACCAGTGCATCTGCGCCCGCCTGCTGGACGGCGCGATCGAGCTCGCTTGGCGCCACGTCCGGGCCGAGGGCGACCCGGCGGAACGGCTGGAGGCGCTGCTGGTCGCGATGCACCGGCACAACCGCGAGACCCTGATTCAGGAGCGGCGGATGCACGACATGGTCGCCGCGGCAGTGTCCGAGCACTGGGAAAACGTCAAGACCTACAAGGAGAGGTTGAACACGATCATCGAGGGCCTGATCCGCGAGGGCGTCGACGCCGGCGTCTTCGCCGCCGACGACGCGCGCATCGCCGCCGACTGCGTGCTCGGCTGCTTCGGGATGCTGTTGCACCCGGTGATGATCGAGCAGTGCATCGACGACGACCTCGACACCAAGGCGCGGCACATGGCCCGCTTCGTCGTCCGCGCCCTGAAGGCGTAG
- a CDS encoding efflux RND transporter periplasmic adaptor subunit: MAIRSISLSAAAATAALLAAALLSGCQPAGDEAHAAATADEAAPAAPTRPAPVVSAMAVRAVSMAEVRAYTGTVEPRRSVAESFRVGGKLVARLVDVGDRVAAGTVIARLDPTDFDLALAKAEAALTAATTNRDRAAADERRGADLLAKGHATAADYDGRRLALAEAAARLEQAARELDLARNQRAYADLVAGTDGVVSAIGAEPGQVVTAGAAIATLAETAAPEVRVAIPESRIGGLDGASADVSLWAGGHAYAARLREIAPTADPTTRTYAARFAIDAPDDAVRFGMTATVTLTKGDPRKVVLVPPTAVLDEGRGPVVFVIDPSGSPVRERPVEVLRYAGDAVVIAAGGLHDGERIVALGVNRLDDGEAVRVGIETATLSP; the protein is encoded by the coding sequence ATGGCCATCCGATCGATCTCCCTTTCCGCCGCCGCGGCGACGGCCGCCCTCCTCGCCGCCGCGCTCCTCTCCGGCTGCCAACCCGCCGGCGACGAGGCGCACGCCGCCGCCACCGCGGACGAGGCGGCGCCCGCCGCGCCGACCCGGCCGGCCCCGGTGGTGTCGGCGATGGCGGTGCGGGCGGTGTCGATGGCCGAGGTGCGCGCCTACACCGGCACGGTCGAGCCGCGCCGGTCGGTCGCCGAGAGCTTCCGCGTCGGCGGCAAGCTGGTCGCCCGGCTGGTCGACGTCGGCGACCGCGTCGCCGCCGGCACCGTGATCGCCCGGCTCGACCCGACCGACTTCGACCTCGCGCTCGCCAAGGCCGAGGCGGCGCTCACGGCCGCCACCACCAACCGCGACCGCGCCGCCGCCGACGAGCGCCGCGGCGCCGACCTGCTCGCCAAGGGCCACGCCACCGCCGCCGACTACGACGGCCGCAGGCTCGCGCTCGCCGAGGCCGCCGCTCGGCTCGAGCAGGCCGCCCGCGAACTCGACCTCGCCCGCAATCAGCGCGCCTATGCCGACCTCGTCGCCGGCACCGACGGCGTCGTCTCGGCGATCGGCGCCGAGCCCGGACAGGTGGTGACGGCCGGCGCGGCGATCGCGACCCTCGCCGAGACCGCCGCGCCCGAAGTCCGCGTCGCCATCCCGGAGAGCCGTATCGGCGGCCTCGACGGCGCGAGCGCCGACGTCTCGCTCTGGGCCGGCGGCCACGCCTACGCGGCCCGGCTGCGCGAGATCGCCCCGACGGCCGACCCGACGACGCGCACCTACGCCGCCCGCTTCGCCATCGACGCCCCCGACGACGCCGTCCGCTTCGGCATGACCGCCACCGTCACCCTCACCAAGGGCGACCCGCGCAAGGTGGTGCTGGTACCGCCGACCGCGGTGCTCGACGAGGGCCGCGGACCCGTGGTGTTCGTGATCGATCCTTCGGGCTCGCCCGTGCGCGAGCGGCCGGTCGAGGTGCTGCGCTACGCCGGCGACGCGGTGGTGATCGCGGCCGGCGGCCTCCACGACGGCGAGCGCATCGTCGCGCTCGGCGTCAACCGGCTCGACGACGGCGAGGCCGTCCGGGTCGGCATCGAGACCGCCACCCTTTCCCCCTGA
- a CDS encoding efflux RND transporter permease subunit produces the protein MAALADRFNLSRWAVTHQALVLFLIVVLSLGGLYSYVRLGRAEDPSFTVKVMVVSAVWPGATAAEMERQVADPIEKTLQEVPYFDKVRTYSRAGQSYLQLTLKDSTPPAAVADVWYQVRKRVGDLASSLPAGVLGPFFNDEFGDVDSALYMLRGDGVDMRALKDEAEAIRQRLLRVPAVEKVRFYGTRDEKIFVEFSHEKLASLGIAPSAIFAGIAAQNDMTPAGSIDTDTDRVNLRVSGALDGVEAVAAVPVTAGGTTFRLGDIATVRRGYQDPASYVVRHEGRPALAIGVVMADGANILTLGEDLSTALDEIRADLPLGFEIAKVADQPQVVEESVGEFVRVFVEALVIVLAVSFLSLGWRVGIVVALAVPLVLAVVMILLDMLGMSLERITLGALIIALGLLVDDAIIAVEMMVVKMEEGHGRLEAATFAWSSTAFPMLTGTLVTAAGFLPVGFAKSSAGEYAGGIFWVVGIALVASWVVAVVFTPYLGAKLLPAVKHHGGGGHDAHDGRAYRAMRAVVGWCVDHRILVVVLTLALFASSIVAFGHVQQQFFPNSPRPELTAEVRLPEGASFAATDAAMKKLEAVVAADDEVRTYTAYVGGGAPRWFMAANPELPKPNYGIVVLYAKGPEARDRVKARLEAWADAGNLPEARLRVSELVLGPPVGYPVQFRVIGPDPLEVRRIAYEVRDRVAADRDTVGANLDWNEQAKVVRLVVDQDRARALGLTPQSIARTLATLLSGYEVTAVRDGIESVGVVARAVDAERLDLDGLPSLTVTAADGLAVPLSQVARLDYGHEEPILWRQNRDTLITVRADVVAGVQPPDVSARIAPTLQPVIDALPVGYRIETGGSIEESAKANQALGAVFPVMILAMLTLLMIQLQSFGKLALVFSTAPLGLIGAAYGLLLGDRPFGFVAILGVIALAGMIMRNTVILVDQIAHDLDAGADPFDAVVGATVRRARPVVLTALAAILAMIPLSENVFWGPMAVAIMGGLAVATLLTLLFVPALYALAFRIRRPKPVVAEPAPAIPSAAVATREAPSVQRPALPLGAAPLPAE, from the coding sequence ATGGCCGCGCTCGCCGACCGCTTCAACCTGTCCCGCTGGGCGGTGACCCATCAGGCGCTGGTGCTGTTCCTGATCGTCGTGCTGTCGCTCGGCGGGCTCTACAGCTACGTCCGGCTCGGCCGCGCCGAGGATCCGTCCTTCACCGTCAAGGTGATGGTGGTGTCGGCGGTCTGGCCCGGCGCCACCGCCGCCGAGATGGAGCGTCAGGTCGCCGACCCGATCGAGAAGACGCTGCAGGAGGTGCCGTATTTCGACAAGGTGCGCACCTATTCGCGCGCCGGGCAGAGCTACCTGCAGCTGACGCTGAAGGATTCCACCCCGCCGGCCGCCGTCGCCGACGTCTGGTACCAGGTCCGGAAGCGCGTCGGCGACCTCGCCTCGAGCCTGCCCGCCGGCGTCCTCGGCCCCTTCTTCAACGACGAGTTCGGCGACGTCGACAGCGCGCTCTACATGCTGCGCGGCGACGGCGTCGACATGCGCGCCCTGAAGGACGAGGCCGAGGCGATCCGCCAGCGTCTCCTGCGCGTGCCCGCCGTCGAGAAGGTCCGCTTCTACGGCACGCGCGACGAGAAGATCTTCGTCGAGTTCAGCCACGAGAAGCTCGCCTCGCTCGGGATCGCGCCGTCGGCGATCTTCGCCGGCATCGCCGCCCAGAACGACATGACGCCGGCCGGCTCCATCGACACCGACACCGACCGCGTCAACCTGCGCGTCTCCGGCGCGCTCGACGGGGTCGAGGCGGTGGCGGCGGTGCCGGTGACCGCCGGCGGCACCACCTTCCGCCTCGGCGACATCGCCACCGTCCGCCGCGGCTACCAGGACCCCGCGTCCTACGTTGTGCGCCACGAGGGCCGGCCGGCGCTCGCCATCGGCGTCGTCATGGCAGACGGCGCCAACATCCTCACCCTCGGCGAGGACCTCTCGACCGCGCTCGACGAGATCCGCGCCGACCTGCCGCTCGGCTTCGAGATCGCCAAGGTCGCCGACCAGCCGCAGGTGGTCGAGGAGAGCGTCGGCGAGTTCGTCCGCGTCTTCGTCGAGGCGCTGGTGATCGTGCTCGCGGTCAGCTTCCTGTCGCTCGGCTGGCGCGTCGGCATCGTGGTGGCGCTCGCGGTGCCGCTGGTGCTCGCGGTGGTGATGATCCTGCTCGACATGCTCGGCATGAGCCTCGAGCGGATCACGCTCGGCGCGCTGATCATCGCGCTCGGCCTCTTGGTCGACGACGCCATCATCGCGGTCGAGATGATGGTGGTGAAGATGGAGGAGGGCCACGGCCGGCTCGAGGCCGCCACCTTCGCCTGGAGCTCGACCGCCTTCCCGATGCTGACCGGCACGCTCGTCACCGCCGCCGGCTTCCTGCCGGTCGGCTTCGCCAAGTCGAGCGCGGGCGAATACGCGGGCGGCATCTTCTGGGTCGTCGGCATCGCGCTGGTGGCGTCCTGGGTGGTGGCGGTGGTGTTCACGCCCTATCTCGGCGCCAAGCTGCTGCCGGCGGTGAAGCACCACGGCGGCGGCGGGCACGACGCCCATGACGGCCGGGCCTACCGCGCCATGCGGGCGGTCGTCGGGTGGTGCGTCGACCACCGGATCCTGGTGGTGGTGCTGACGCTGGCGCTGTTCGCCTCCTCGATCGTCGCCTTCGGCCACGTCCAGCAGCAGTTCTTCCCGAACTCGCCGCGTCCGGAGCTGACCGCCGAGGTGCGCCTGCCCGAGGGCGCCTCCTTCGCCGCCACCGACGCGGCCATGAAGAAGCTCGAGGCGGTGGTCGCCGCCGACGACGAGGTGCGCACCTACACCGCCTATGTCGGCGGCGGCGCGCCGCGCTGGTTCATGGCGGCCAATCCGGAGCTGCCGAAGCCGAACTACGGCATCGTCGTGCTCTACGCCAAGGGCCCCGAGGCGCGCGACCGGGTCAAGGCGCGGCTGGAGGCCTGGGCCGACGCCGGCAACCTGCCGGAGGCGCGGCTGCGCGTCAGCGAGCTCGTGCTCGGCCCGCCGGTCGGCTATCCGGTGCAGTTCCGGGTGATCGGGCCCGACCCGCTCGAGGTCCGCCGCATCGCCTACGAGGTCCGCGACCGCGTCGCCGCCGACCGCGACACCGTCGGCGCCAACCTCGACTGGAACGAACAGGCCAAGGTCGTCCGCCTCGTCGTCGACCAGGATCGCGCCCGCGCCCTCGGCCTCACCCCGCAGTCGATCGCGCGGACGCTGGCGACGCTGCTCAGCGGCTACGAGGTGACCGCCGTGCGCGACGGCATCGAAAGCGTCGGCGTCGTCGCCCGCGCCGTCGACGCCGAACGGCTCGACCTCGACGGCCTGCCGAGCCTGACCGTCACCGCCGCCGACGGCCTCGCGGTGCCGTTGTCCCAGGTCGCGCGGCTCGACTACGGCCACGAGGAGCCGATCCTGTGGCGGCAGAACCGCGACACGCTGATCACCGTGCGCGCCGACGTCGTCGCCGGCGTGCAGCCGCCCGACGTCTCGGCCCGGATCGCGCCGACGCTGCAGCCGGTGATCGACGCGCTCCCCGTCGGCTACCGCATCGAGACCGGCGGCTCGATCGAGGAGAGCGCCAAGGCCAACCAGGCCCTCGGCGCGGTGTTCCCGGTGATGATCCTCGCCATGTTGACGCTGCTGATGATCCAGCTGCAGAGCTTCGGCAAGCTGGCGCTGGTGTTCTCGACCGCGCCGCTCGGCCTGATCGGCGCCGCCTACGGCCTGCTGCTCGGCGACCGTCCGTTCGGCTTCGTCGCCATCCTCGGCGTGATCGCGCTCGCCGGCATGATCATGCGCAACACCGTGATCCTGGTCGACCAGATCGCCCACGACCTCGACGCCGGCGCCGATCCGTTCGACGCGGTGGTCGGCGCCACCGTGCGCCGGGCCCGCCCGGTGGTGCTGACGGCGCTCGCCGCCATCCTCGCCATGATCCCGCTGTCGGAAAACGTGTTCTGGGGGCCGATGGCGGTCGCGATCATGGGCGGCCTCGCGGTCGCGACCCTCCTGACGCTGCTGTTCGTGCCGGCGCTCTACGCCCTCGCCTTCCGGATCCGCAGGCCGAAGCCCGTGGTGGCGGAGCCCGCCCCGGCGATCCCGTCGGCGGCCGTGGCGACTCGCGAGGCGCCGTCCGTCCAGCGGCCCGCGCTCCCGCTCGGCGCGGCGCCGCTCCCGGCGGAGTGA
- the iolB gene encoding 5-deoxy-glucuronate isomerase, producing the protein MADLLVKPAGGTGRIHAVTPESAGWAYVGFEVHRLEPGGTIAADTGGREVCLVLVAGLARIRAGAEDFGVVGGRTSPFEGSPHAVYVPAGSSYAVTAETALEIAVCSAPGGGDHPARLIPPGTHPQIVRGQGSNTRHVTNVMPEDDGAAHSLLVVEVVTPGGNTSSYPPHKHDVDDLPNESYLEETYYHRLNPPQGFAVQRVYTDARDLDETMAVEDGDVVLVPRGYHPVATLHGYDSWYLNVMAGPKRVWKFHNAPEHAWLFTGLGTPAGR; encoded by the coding sequence ATGGCCGACCTGCTCGTCAAGCCCGCCGGCGGCACCGGCCGCATCCACGCCGTGACGCCGGAGAGCGCCGGCTGGGCCTACGTCGGTTTCGAGGTCCACCGGCTGGAGCCGGGCGGGACGATCGCCGCCGACACCGGCGGGCGCGAGGTCTGCCTCGTGCTGGTGGCCGGGCTGGCGCGGATCCGTGCCGGCGCCGAGGATTTCGGCGTCGTCGGCGGCCGCACGAGTCCTTTCGAGGGGTCGCCGCACGCGGTCTACGTGCCGGCCGGCTCGTCCTACGCGGTGACCGCCGAGACCGCGCTCGAGATCGCGGTGTGCTCGGCGCCGGGCGGCGGCGACCATCCGGCCCGCCTGATCCCGCCCGGCACTCATCCGCAAATCGTGCGCGGCCAGGGCTCCAACACCCGCCACGTCACCAACGTCATGCCCGAGGACGACGGCGCGGCGCATTCGCTGCTGGTGGTGGAGGTGGTGACGCCGGGCGGCAACACCTCGTCCTATCCGCCGCACAAGCACGACGTCGACGACCTGCCGAACGAGAGCTACCTCGAGGAAACTTACTACCACCGCCTGAACCCGCCCCAGGGGTTCGCGGTCCAGCGCGTCTACACCGACGCCCGCGACCTCGACGAGACGATGGCGGTGGAGGACGGCGACGTGGTCCTGGTGCCGCGCGGCTACCACCCGGTCGCGACCCTGCACGGCTACGACAGCTGGTATCTCAACGTCATGGCCGGTCCGAAGCGGGTCTGGAAGTTCCACAACGCGCCGGAGCACGCCTGGCTGTTCACCGGGCTGGGCACGCCGGCGGGGCGGTGA
- the iolE gene encoding myo-inosose-2 dehydratase, with the protein MILYGTNPIAWSNDDDRTIGAHISLDDCLADCRTIGFDGIEKGHKMPDDGHALKERLGAYGLRFVSGWHSTNLLVDDLETEKAAMQVFLDMLKAAGSNRIITCECSNTVHGNDAVAVNDRPRMTDAEWTRLTDGIEALAAFAAAQGITLVYHHHMGTVIESEEEIDRFMAMTGPATHLLLDTGHATFGGGDPTRLARKHMHRVAHIHAKNIRPDVMATVRAEGLSFLEGVRRGVFTVPGDPEGCVDFAPVLKEAAAHGYSGWLVIEAEQDPSVRNPLHYQGMGLKALKAMAREAGLDA; encoded by the coding sequence ATGATCCTCTACGGCACCAACCCCATCGCCTGGTCCAACGACGACGACCGGACCATCGGCGCCCACATCAGCCTGGACGACTGCCTCGCCGACTGCCGCACCATCGGCTTCGACGGCATCGAGAAGGGCCACAAGATGCCGGACGACGGCCACGCGCTGAAGGAGCGGCTCGGCGCCTACGGCCTGCGCTTCGTCTCCGGCTGGCACTCGACCAACCTCCTGGTCGACGACCTGGAGACCGAGAAGGCGGCGATGCAGGTCTTCCTCGACATGCTGAAGGCGGCCGGCTCGAACCGCATCATCACCTGCGAATGCTCCAACACCGTCCACGGCAACGACGCCGTCGCCGTCAACGATCGCCCGCGCATGACCGACGCCGAATGGACCCGCCTGACGGACGGCATCGAGGCGCTCGCCGCCTTCGCCGCCGCGCAGGGGATCACGTTGGTCTACCACCACCACATGGGCACGGTGATCGAGAGCGAGGAAGAGATCGACCGCTTCATGGCGATGACCGGTCCGGCGACCCACCTGCTGCTCGACACCGGCCACGCCACCTTCGGCGGCGGCGACCCCACCCGGCTCGCCCGCAAGCACATGCACCGCGTCGCCCACATCCACGCCAAGAACATCCGGCCGGACGTGATGGCGACGGTGCGGGCCGAGGGCCTGTCCTTCCTCGAGGGCGTGCGCCGCGGCGTCTTCACCGTGCCGGGCGACCCGGAGGGCTGCGTCGACTTCGCGCCGGTATTGAAGGAGGCCGCCGCGCATGGTTACTCCGGCTGGCTGGTGATCGAGGCCGAGCAGGACCCGTCAGTGCGCAACCCGCTGCACTACCAGGGCATGGGCCTGAAGGCGCTGAAGGCGATGGCCCGCGAGGCCGGCCTCGACGCCTGA
- the iolD gene encoding 3D-(3,5/4)-trihydroxycyclohexane-1,2-dione acylhydrolase (decyclizing), whose translation MATVRLTAAQAMVRWLAAQRTEDGGRFVEGVWAIFGHGNVAGIGEALHGIGDALPTWRGQNEQTMAHAAIAYAKTMRRRKAMAVTSSIGPGATNMVTAAALAHVNRLPVLFIPGDVFANRAPDPVLQQVEDFGDGTVSANDCFRPVSRYFDRIVRPEQLLSALPRALQVMTDPVACGPVTLAFCQDVQAEAFDWPERFFEPKVWRIRRPEPDAAELADVLAALKAAERPVLVSGGGVLYSGAEATLAAFAARHRIPVVETQAGKAALGWDDPLNFGSPGVTGSAAANAICAEADLVVGVGTRFQDFTTGSWSLFRNPARRLVSINVAPFDAGKHGAIGLVADAKVALERLSAGLGDHRFAEPDGSLRTRWFEAIAAVKAAPAAGNALPTDAEVIGAVQRRAGPDTLVTCAAGTMPGALQVLWNAVPNGYHMEYGYSCMGYEIAGALGIALARPEVEVICFVGDGSYMMANSELATAVMLGVPFTVVLTDNRGYGCISRLQLATGGAPFNNLYENCRVETQPAIDFVAHAGSMGAHAVKADGIAALEAEIVAARGRRVPTVIVIDTDPKTGTDVGGHWWDVAVPEVGTRPELAAARARYEAALADRADA comes from the coding sequence ATGGCAACCGTTCGACTGACCGCCGCCCAGGCGATGGTGCGCTGGCTCGCGGCGCAGCGCACCGAGGACGGCGGGCGCTTCGTCGAGGGCGTCTGGGCGATCTTCGGCCATGGCAACGTCGCCGGCATCGGCGAGGCCCTGCACGGCATCGGCGACGCCCTGCCGACATGGCGTGGCCAGAACGAGCAGACCATGGCCCACGCCGCGATCGCCTACGCCAAGACGATGCGGCGCCGGAAGGCGATGGCCGTGACCTCCTCGATCGGCCCCGGCGCCACCAACATGGTGACCGCCGCCGCCCTCGCCCACGTCAACCGCCTGCCGGTGCTGTTCATCCCCGGCGACGTCTTCGCCAACCGCGCGCCCGATCCGGTGCTGCAGCAGGTCGAGGACTTCGGCGACGGCACCGTCAGCGCCAACGACTGCTTCCGCCCGGTCAGCCGCTACTTCGACCGGATCGTGCGGCCCGAGCAGCTGCTCTCCGCGCTGCCGCGCGCGCTCCAGGTGATGACCGACCCGGTCGCCTGCGGCCCGGTCACCCTCGCCTTCTGCCAGGACGTCCAGGCCGAGGCCTTCGACTGGCCCGAGCGCTTCTTCGAGCCGAAGGTCTGGCGGATCCGCCGGCCGGAACCGGACGCCGCCGAACTCGCCGACGTGCTCGCCGCCCTGAAGGCGGCCGAGCGGCCGGTGCTGGTCTCGGGCGGTGGCGTGCTCTACTCGGGCGCCGAGGCGACGCTCGCCGCCTTCGCCGCCCGCCACCGCATTCCGGTGGTCGAGACGCAGGCAGGCAAGGCGGCGCTCGGCTGGGACGATCCGCTCAACTTCGGCTCGCCGGGCGTCACCGGCTCGGCCGCCGCCAACGCGATCTGCGCCGAGGCCGACCTCGTCGTCGGCGTCGGCACCCGCTTCCAGGATTTCACCACCGGGTCGTGGTCGCTGTTCCGCAACCCGGCGCGCCGGCTGGTCTCGATCAACGTCGCCCCGTTCGACGCCGGCAAGCACGGCGCCATCGGCCTCGTCGCCGACGCCAAGGTGGCGCTGGAGCGGCTCTCGGCCGGCCTCGGCGACCATCGCTTCGCCGAACCCGACGGCAGCCTGCGCACGCGCTGGTTCGAGGCGATCGCCGCGGTCAAGGCGGCGCCGGCGGCCGGCAACGCGCTGCCGACCGACGCCGAGGTGATCGGCGCGGTGCAGCGCCGGGCCGGGCCCGACACGCTCGTCACCTGCGCCGCCGGCACCATGCCGGGCGCGCTGCAAGTGCTGTGGAACGCCGTGCCGAACGGTTACCACATGGAATACGGCTATTCCTGCATGGGCTACGAGATCGCCGGCGCGCTCGGCATCGCGCTCGCCCGGCCCGAGGTCGAGGTGATCTGCTTCGTCGGCGACGGCAGCTACATGATGGCCAATTCCGAGCTCGCCACCGCGGTCATGCTCGGCGTGCCCTTCACCGTGGTGCTCACCGACAACCGCGGCTACGGTTGCATCTCGCGCCTGCAGCTCGCCACCGGCGGCGCCCCCTTCAACAATCTCTACGAGAATTGCCGGGTCGAGACCCAGCCGGCGATCGACTTCGTCGCCCACGCCGGGTCGATGGGCGCGCACGCGGTCAAGGCCGACGGCATCGCCGCGCTCGAGGCCGAGATCGTCGCCGCCCGCGGCCGCCGCGTGCCGACGGTGATTGTGATCGACACCGACCCGAAGACCGGCACCGACGTCGGCGGCCACTGGTGGGACGTCGCGGTGCCCGAGGTCGGCACCCGGCCCGAACTCGCCGCCGCCCGCGCCCGCTACGAAGCGGCCCTCGCCGACCGCGCGGACGCCTGA
- a CDS encoding bifunctional 5-dehydro-2-deoxygluconokinase/5-dehydro-2-deoxyphosphogluconate aldolase, which produces MTKTLDVVAIGRCSVDLYGQQIGSRLEDAQTFTKAVGGCPANIAIGTARLGLRSGLVTRVGAEQMGRFVREQLAREGVATAGVAVDPARLTALVLLAVEDEGVSPMIFYRSDCADMALDEGDVDEALIASTRAIVVTGTHFSRPAAEAAQRKAIRLARAHGAKVVFDVDYRPNLWGLAGHDAGFERYVASAAVSERLAAVLPDCDLVVGTEEEIMIATGAGDVAASLKAIRAVSDATIVLKRGAMGCIVYDGAIPDDLEDGIVGRGFPIEVYNVLGAGDAFMSGFLRGWLGGEDLATAATWANACGAFAVSRLLCSPEYPTFAELSHFLGNGSPHRALRKDADLAHLHWATTRRPQTDGLVALAIDHRIQLEEVADRLGAPRERIADFKLLAVEAAARVARGRAGFGMLIDGTHGRKALFAAARHGFWIGRPVEKPGSRPLDFDQLPDLGSHLTEWPVGHTVKCLCFYHPDDPAELKARQERELLRLADAARTVGRELLVEIIAGKHGALGEDTVASVIRRLYDLGIQPDWWKLEPQADPAAWTRIEAAIRAGDPYCRGILLLGLEAPEEDLVAAFRAARVSPLVKGFAVGRTIFADAAARWLAGDIDDAAAVADMAARFGTLVEAWNGLARPRAA; this is translated from the coding sequence ATGACGAAGACACTCGACGTCGTCGCGATCGGGCGCTGCTCCGTCGACCTCTACGGCCAGCAGATCGGCTCCCGGCTCGAGGACGCCCAGACCTTCACCAAGGCGGTGGGCGGCTGCCCGGCCAACATCGCGATCGGCACCGCCCGGCTCGGCCTGCGCTCCGGCCTCGTCACCCGGGTCGGCGCCGAGCAGATGGGCCGGTTCGTGCGCGAGCAGCTCGCCCGCGAGGGTGTCGCGACCGCCGGCGTGGCGGTCGACCCGGCCCGCCTCACCGCGCTCGTCCTGCTCGCCGTCGAGGACGAGGGCGTCAGCCCGATGATCTTCTACCGTTCCGACTGCGCCGACATGGCGCTCGACGAGGGCGACGTCGACGAGGCGCTGATCGCCTCGACCCGGGCGATCGTCGTCACCGGCACCCACTTCTCCAGGCCGGCCGCCGAGGCGGCGCAGCGGAAGGCGATCCGGCTCGCCCGGGCGCACGGCGCCAAGGTGGTGTTCGACGTCGACTACCGGCCCAACCTCTGGGGCCTCGCCGGCCACGACGCCGGCTTCGAGCGCTACGTCGCCTCCGCTGCCGTCTCCGAGCGGCTCGCCGCGGTGCTGCCCGACTGCGACCTCGTGGTCGGCACCGAAGAGGAGATCATGATCGCCACCGGCGCCGGCGACGTCGCCGCCAGCCTGAAGGCGATCCGCGCGGTCTCGGACGCCACCATCGTGCTGAAGCGCGGGGCGATGGGCTGCATCGTCTACGACGGCGCCATCCCCGACGACCTCGAGGACGGCATCGTCGGCCGCGGCTTCCCGATCGAGGTCTACAACGTGCTCGGCGCCGGCGACGCCTTCATGTCCGGCTTCCTGCGCGGCTGGCTCGGCGGCGAGGACCTTGCGACGGCCGCGACCTGGGCCAACGCCTGCGGCGCCTTCGCGGTGTCGCGCCTGTTGTGCTCGCCGGAATACCCGACCTTCGCCGAGCTGTCGCACTTCCTCGGGAACGGCAGCCCGCACCGGGCGCTGCGCAAGGACGCCGACCTCGCCCACCTGCACTGGGCGACGACACGGCGACCGCAGACCGACGGCCTCGTGGCGCTGGCGATCGACCACCGGATCCAGCTCGAGGAGGTCGCCGACCGCCTGGGCGCGCCGCGCGAGCGCATCGCCGACTTCAAGCTGCTCGCCGTCGAGGCGGCGGCCCGGGTGGCGCGCGGGCGGGCCGGCTTCGGCATGCTGATCGACGGCACCCACGGCCGCAAGGCGCTGTTCGCCGCCGCCCGCCACGGTTTCTGGATCGGCCGGCCGGTCGAGAAGCCCGGCTCGCGTCCGCTCGACTTCGACCAGTTGCCCGACCTCGGCAGCCACCTGACGGAATGGCCGGTGGGGCACACGGTGAAGTGCCTGTGCTTCTACCACCCGGACGACCCGGCCGAGCTGAAGGCGCGCCAGGAGCGCGAACTGCTGCGCCTCGCCGACGCCGCCCGCACGGTCGGGCGCGAACTCCTGGTCGAGATCATCGCCGGCAAGCACGGCGCCCTCGGTGAGGACACGGTGGCGAGCGTGATCCGCCGGCTCTACGACCTCGGCATCCAGCCGGACTGGTGGAAGCTCGAGCCGCAGGCCGACCCCGCCGCCTGGACCCGGATCGAGGCGGCGATCCGCGCCGGCGACCCCTACTGCCGCGGCATCCTGCTGCTCGGCCTCGAGGCCCCGGAGGAGGATCTGGTCGCCGCCTTCCGGGCCGCCCGGGTCAGCCCGCTGGTCAAGGGCTTCGCGGTCGGGCGCACCATCTTCGCCGACGCGGCGGCGCGCTGGCTCGCCGGCGACATCGACGACGCCGCGGCGGTGGCCGACATGGCCGCCCGCTTCGGGACTCTGGTCGAGGCCTGGAACGGACTGGCACGGCCGCGCGCGGCGTGA